A single genomic interval of Terriglobus albidus harbors:
- the topA gene encoding type I DNA topoisomerase has translation MAKSLVIVESPAKAKTIGKYLGNDYTVEASIGHIMDLPKNDIGVELKKRTFEPTLIVSPGKEKVVDRLKKLASKADAVYLAPDPDREGEAIAAHLKMQISPAARGKRVQRVTFNEITPKAVKAAFQHARDIDEHLVDAQTTRRVLDRLVGYQISPLLWDKVKRGLSAGRVQTVALRLIVEREREINAFQPVEYWTIDAELMPKAGKQSFIARLVGIDGEPARVANGKDKEGKAQFLSNALPDQKITDATIAALNKATWSVRAVEKKERRRNAPAPFTTSKLQQDAAGRLGFNVRRTMGVAQRLYEGIDVGSDGTVGLITYMRTDSVRVSPDAITEARDYIGKKLGTQYLPSSPNQFKGKKDAQDAHEAIRPTHVEYTPDSIRKYLTDEQYRLYKLIWNRFVASQMMPAVFDQTTVDIAAKSDKTYDFRVSGSVLKFDGFLKVYEAPQAVTKKAQDEAGKQDDDSDDTDTRLPALNQGDGLNLNKLDPQQKFTDPPPRFNEASLVKTLEELGIGRPSTYASIINTIQERDYVKKLKAKLVPTEIGMVVTELLVKNFPYIFKYDYTAQLETELDDVEDGKEKWTDLLKGFYDHFEQELTVAEKNMEEIKRWEKPTTEVCEKCGSPLILKWGKFGSFFSCSNFSKAKPMSIAVSSVKKDPKAAIKKITAKLGYPLTVKGMVDDAEAFAEEVEDNAQLRDALAQASDRAKKIVIEPFSCDFTKENFADKPDLASPDAQDAEQEEEYCDNCGKQMVLKNGPFGPFMSCPDYSADPPCKTIRKLNQKVQQKPPEPTGEICPECGKNELVKRQGPYGEFVSCSGYPKCKYVKQNLLDVPCPKCGGKIAERRTRRNTTFYGCTNYPKCDFTSNQKLVPGPCPKCKSSYLLEIERKDGVYLVCPNNVEALPKRKAKAGEEAAKPATECHFEKRIGDVPAPKELERPDPEKTRPLVEA, from the coding sequence ATGGCGAAGTCACTGGTGATTGTCGAAAGCCCGGCAAAGGCAAAGACAATCGGAAAATATCTTGGCAACGACTACACGGTGGAGGCCTCAATCGGCCACATCATGGACCTGCCGAAGAACGATATCGGGGTAGAGCTCAAGAAACGTACCTTTGAGCCGACGCTGATCGTCTCTCCGGGCAAGGAGAAGGTCGTTGACCGCCTGAAGAAGCTCGCCTCGAAGGCTGATGCTGTGTACCTCGCGCCTGACCCTGACCGCGAAGGCGAGGCGATTGCCGCCCACCTGAAGATGCAGATCTCGCCCGCCGCGCGGGGTAAGCGGGTGCAGCGCGTTACCTTCAACGAGATCACTCCCAAGGCCGTGAAGGCCGCTTTCCAGCACGCCCGCGATATCGATGAGCATCTGGTCGATGCGCAGACGACGCGCCGCGTCCTGGATCGCCTGGTGGGATACCAGATCTCTCCGCTGCTGTGGGACAAGGTAAAACGCGGGCTCTCCGCCGGTCGAGTGCAGACCGTAGCACTGAGGCTGATCGTGGAGCGTGAGCGCGAGATCAATGCATTCCAGCCGGTGGAGTACTGGACCATTGATGCCGAGTTGATGCCGAAGGCCGGCAAACAGAGTTTCATCGCTCGTCTTGTCGGTATCGATGGAGAGCCGGCACGTGTAGCCAATGGCAAAGATAAGGAAGGCAAGGCGCAGTTCCTGTCGAATGCGCTGCCCGATCAGAAGATTACGGACGCTACCATCGCGGCTTTGAATAAGGCCACGTGGTCGGTTCGTGCGGTCGAGAAGAAGGAGCGGCGGCGTAACGCGCCCGCACCGTTTACGACCTCCAAGCTGCAGCAGGATGCTGCCGGGCGCCTTGGCTTCAATGTCCGCCGCACCATGGGTGTGGCGCAGCGTCTGTATGAGGGCATCGATGTTGGCAGCGACGGCACTGTGGGTCTCATCACCTACATGCGTACCGACTCGGTGCGCGTCTCGCCGGATGCCATCACCGAAGCACGTGACTATATCGGTAAGAAGTTGGGGACGCAGTATCTTCCTTCTTCGCCGAACCAGTTCAAGGGCAAGAAAGATGCCCAGGATGCGCACGAAGCCATCCGTCCGACTCACGTTGAGTACACGCCGGACTCGATTCGGAAGTATTTGACCGACGAGCAGTACCGCCTCTACAAGCTCATCTGGAATCGTTTTGTCGCTAGCCAGATGATGCCTGCGGTCTTTGATCAGACCACGGTCGACATCGCGGCGAAGAGCGATAAGACATACGACTTCCGCGTCTCCGGATCGGTGTTGAAGTTCGATGGCTTCCTGAAAGTCTATGAGGCTCCGCAGGCTGTTACGAAGAAGGCCCAGGACGAGGCAGGCAAGCAGGACGACGACTCCGACGATACCGATACCAGGTTGCCGGCGCTGAACCAGGGCGATGGGCTGAACCTGAACAAGCTTGATCCGCAGCAGAAGTTCACCGATCCGCCGCCGCGCTTCAACGAGGCTTCGCTGGTGAAGACTCTGGAAGAGCTCGGCATTGGCCGTCCTTCCACGTATGCGTCGATCATCAACACGATCCAGGAGCGCGACTACGTCAAGAAGCTGAAGGCGAAGCTTGTGCCGACTGAGATCGGCATGGTCGTGACTGAGCTCCTGGTCAAGAACTTCCCGTACATCTTCAAGTACGACTACACGGCGCAACTCGAGACCGAGCTCGACGATGTCGAGGACGGCAAGGAGAAATGGACAGATCTGCTGAAGGGCTTCTACGACCACTTTGAGCAGGAGCTCACGGTCGCCGAGAAGAATATGGAGGAGATCAAACGCTGGGAGAAGCCGACTACAGAGGTCTGTGAGAAGTGCGGCTCCCCGCTGATCCTGAAGTGGGGTAAGTTCGGCAGCTTCTTCTCCTGTTCCAACTTCTCGAAGGCGAAACCGATGTCCATTGCGGTTTCGAGCGTAAAGAAGGATCCGAAGGCAGCCATTAAGAAGATCACTGCCAAGCTCGGCTATCCGCTGACGGTGAAGGGCATGGTGGATGACGCGGAGGCCTTTGCGGAGGAGGTCGAGGACAACGCCCAGCTTCGCGATGCTTTGGCGCAGGCGTCTGACCGTGCCAAGAAGATCGTCATCGAGCCCTTCTCCTGCGACTTCACCAAGGAGAACTTCGCCGACAAGCCCGATCTCGCCTCGCCTGACGCTCAGGACGCGGAGCAGGAAGAGGAGTACTGCGATAACTGCGGGAAGCAGATGGTGCTGAAGAACGGTCCTTTTGGTCCGTTCATGAGCTGCCCGGACTACAGCGCCGACCCACCGTGTAAGACCATCCGCAAGCTGAACCAGAAGGTCCAGCAGAAGCCGCCGGAGCCGACAGGAGAGATCTGCCCGGAGTGCGGCAAGAACGAGCTGGTAAAGCGCCAGGGGCCCTACGGCGAATTCGTCTCCTGCTCGGGATATCCGAAGTGCAAGTACGTCAAGCAGAACCTGCTGGACGTGCCTTGCCCGAAGTGCGGTGGCAAGATTGCCGAACGGCGTACACGCCGTAACACCACGTTCTACGGTTGCACGAATTACCCGAAATGCGATTTCACGTCGAACCAGAAGCTGGTGCCGGGACCATGCCCCAAGTGCAAGTCCAGCTACCTGCTTGAGATCGAGCGTAAAGACGGCGTCTACCTGGTCTGCCCGAATAACGTGGAGGCCCTGCCGAAGCGAAAAGCAAAGGCCGGGGAAGAGGCTGCAAAACCGGCGACAGAGTGCCACTTCGAAAAGAGAATCGGCGACGTTCCTGCTCCAAAGGAACTGGAACGGCCTGACCCGGAAAAGACGCGTCCTCTAGTGGAAGCCTGA
- the dprA gene encoding DNA-processing protein DprA, whose translation MNACTNDARLAWMALILSPGMGAIRSWRTMQRLGDAASLLTLPLTELEGLGLPAAAAQFVADGRALAAAEDEARKAEEAGVAFLTPEDEAYPERLRQIYDPPAVLWLRGDPAILNLPGIAVVGTRHPSTYGQGMAELLARDLAARGLVIQSGMARGIDTAAHKGALTAGGKTVAVWGTGVDVIYPKENKRLAEEILLKGGAIVSEFPLGTFPAPQNFPVRNRIISGMSVGVLVVEAGEYSGTRVTARCALEQGRDIYAVPGNVTNKNAWGPNTLIKQGARLTATWEDIWEDLPSDVRALLTAGDESSPGGTASLFPENTANGEGRLAGLGEQERQVLSALAMDSAVQLDELIEKLEGSMGAAEIFAALFELELAGLVRQLPGKNYVRVMV comes from the coding sequence ATGAATGCGTGCACCAACGACGCGCGTCTGGCATGGATGGCGCTTATCCTTTCCCCCGGCATGGGGGCGATTCGCAGCTGGCGTACGATGCAGCGTCTGGGAGACGCCGCCAGCCTGCTGACTCTGCCGCTGACTGAGTTGGAAGGCCTGGGACTGCCCGCCGCGGCGGCACAGTTTGTCGCCGATGGCCGGGCACTCGCGGCTGCGGAGGACGAGGCCCGGAAGGCTGAGGAGGCGGGAGTGGCCTTTCTGACTCCGGAGGATGAGGCCTATCCCGAACGTCTGCGGCAGATTTACGACCCGCCCGCGGTGCTGTGGCTGCGGGGCGACCCGGCAATCCTGAACCTGCCTGGAATCGCGGTGGTCGGTACGCGGCATCCCTCGACCTACGGACAGGGAATGGCGGAGCTGCTGGCGCGTGATCTTGCCGCACGTGGGCTCGTAATCCAGAGCGGTATGGCCCGGGGCATCGATACCGCCGCTCACAAAGGGGCTCTTACTGCGGGTGGAAAGACTGTGGCTGTCTGGGGGACGGGTGTAGATGTGATCTATCCCAAAGAAAACAAGCGGCTTGCAGAAGAGATCCTTCTCAAGGGCGGGGCGATCGTAAGCGAGTTTCCTCTCGGAACCTTTCCCGCGCCACAGAACTTCCCCGTGAGAAACCGGATTATCAGCGGCATGTCCGTCGGGGTGCTGGTGGTGGAGGCCGGAGAGTATTCCGGCACCCGGGTGACAGCCCGTTGCGCTCTGGAACAGGGGCGAGACATCTACGCCGTTCCGGGAAACGTGACCAATAAGAACGCCTGGGGACCGAATACGCTGATCAAGCAGGGAGCCCGGCTAACTGCAACATGGGAAGACATTTGGGAGGATCTGCCAAGCGACGTCCGAGCCCTGCTTACGGCCGGGGATGAATCCTCGCCGGGTGGAACCGCATCTCTATTCCCCGAGAACACAGCCAACGGAGAGGGAAGGCTGGCGGGATTGGGGGAGCAGGAGCGGCAGGTGCTCAGTGCTCTGGCCATGGATAGTGCCGTCCAACTCGATGAGTTGATTGAGAAACTCGAGGGTTCGATGGGGGCGGCCGAGATCTTTGCTGCGCTCTTCGAACTGGAACTTGCAGGGCTGGTGCGGCAGTTACCGGGCAAAAACTACGTCCGCGTGATGGTGTGA
- the pgm gene encoding phosphoglucomutase (alpha-D-glucose-1,6-bisphosphate-dependent) gives MTNVLAGKPAPESILVNVPRLITAYYTQKPDVSNPAQKVAFGTSGHRGSSLHSSFNEDHILAITQAICEFRKNEGTTGPLFLAADTHPLSDPAWASALEVLAANGVETMIDSEQGYTPTPALSHAILVYNAGKTSGLADGIVITPSHNPPEDGGFKYNPPSGGPADTTATKWIENRANELLASGLKGVQRISLTKALASSTTHKHDFVSEYVDDLGSVLDLRSVASSDLSFAVDPLGGAGVAYWPRIAEKFKLPLTVLSRTVDPTFRFMTCDWDGKIRMDCSSPYAMASLIAGKDRFDVTFACDTDHDRHGIVTKSSGLMNPNHYLAVSIQYLFTHRPQWSEKVGIGKTLVSSSMIDRVAAGLKRPMLEVPVGFKWFVDGLVNGTLGFVGEESAGASFLRQNGSVWSTDKDGLILGLLAAEMTVRTGKDPGQLYAELTARYGSPVYQRIDAPANREQKAKLGKLNPSQVTSKELAGEPITAVLTEAPGNKAAIGGLKVTTENGWFAARPSGTEDVYKIYAESFKGEAHLKQIQREAQELVTAAIS, from the coding sequence ATGACCAACGTGTTAGCTGGCAAGCCTGCTCCGGAATCGATTCTCGTTAACGTCCCGCGCCTCATTACCGCCTACTACACACAAAAGCCGGACGTCTCCAATCCTGCTCAGAAGGTCGCCTTCGGAACCAGCGGACATCGCGGTTCCAGTCTGCACTCCAGCTTCAACGAAGACCATATCCTCGCCATTACGCAGGCCATCTGCGAGTTCCGCAAGAACGAAGGCACGACGGGTCCACTGTTCCTCGCGGCCGACACACATCCGTTGTCCGATCCCGCATGGGCCTCCGCGCTTGAAGTGCTGGCAGCCAATGGTGTGGAGACAATGATCGACTCCGAGCAAGGCTACACACCTACCCCTGCTCTTTCACATGCCATCTTGGTCTACAACGCCGGTAAGACCTCCGGCCTCGCAGATGGCATCGTCATCACGCCGTCGCATAATCCGCCTGAGGATGGCGGCTTCAAATACAACCCTCCCAGCGGGGGCCCGGCCGACACCACAGCCACCAAGTGGATTGAGAATCGCGCCAACGAGCTTCTGGCCTCCGGCCTCAAGGGTGTTCAGCGTATCTCACTGACAAAGGCGCTCGCCTCTTCCACGACGCACAAACATGACTTCGTCAGCGAATATGTCGACGATCTTGGTTCAGTGCTCGATCTTCGTTCCGTCGCATCTTCCGATCTGAGCTTTGCGGTCGATCCTCTGGGCGGTGCAGGCGTCGCCTACTGGCCACGCATCGCAGAGAAGTTCAAGCTGCCGCTCACGGTACTTTCGCGGACGGTCGACCCTACCTTCCGCTTCATGACCTGCGACTGGGACGGCAAGATCCGCATGGACTGCTCTTCTCCCTACGCCATGGCGTCGCTCATCGCCGGCAAAGACCGCTTCGATGTCACCTTTGCCTGCGACACCGATCACGATCGCCACGGCATCGTGACCAAGAGCTCGGGTCTGATGAACCCCAACCACTATCTCGCTGTCTCCATCCAGTACCTTTTCACGCACCGCCCGCAGTGGAGTGAGAAGGTCGGCATCGGTAAGACACTGGTCTCTTCGTCGATGATCGACCGCGTCGCCGCGGGTCTCAAGCGTCCCATGCTGGAAGTCCCCGTAGGCTTCAAGTGGTTCGTCGACGGCCTGGTAAACGGCACGCTTGGCTTCGTCGGCGAAGAGTCCGCCGGCGCCAGCTTCCTGCGGCAGAACGGCTCGGTGTGGTCCACCGATAAGGACGGACTCATCCTCGGCCTGCTCGCCGCGGAGATGACCGTTCGCACAGGAAAGGACCCGGGGCAGCTCTATGCCGAGCTCACCGCCAGGTACGGCTCTCCGGTGTATCAGCGCATTGACGCTCCCGCAAACCGCGAACAGAAGGCCAAACTGGGTAAGCTGAATCCCTCGCAGGTCACCAGCAAGGAGCTTGCGGGTGAGCCCATCACTGCGGTTCTCACCGAAGCGCCCGGGAACAAGGCGGCAATCGGCGGTCTTAAGGTCACGACGGAGAATGGCTGGTTCGCCGCACGTCCGTCCGGCACGGAAGATGTCTACAAGATCTACGCCGAGAGCTTCAAAGGCGAAGCACATCTGAAGCAGATTCAACGTGAAGCGCAAGAGCTGGTGACCGCCGCCATCAGCTAG
- a CDS encoding Hpt domain-containing protein: protein MSTAQEKTSALIAALWQKNRHIVEERIAVLAAGNADHTAMLEAAHKLSGALGMYGFPEASAIASQIESALHSGDVARIPELVTVLRSAIPAN, encoded by the coding sequence ATGTCGACTGCCCAGGAAAAGACCTCTGCTCTGATCGCCGCGCTGTGGCAGAAGAATCGGCATATTGTGGAAGAGCGTATCGCCGTGCTCGCGGCAGGCAATGCGGATCACACAGCAATGCTCGAGGCCGCGCACAAGCTCTCTGGGGCGCTTGGTATGTATGGATTTCCTGAAGCCTCGGCGATCGCATCGCAGATCGAGTCTGCTTTGCACAGTGGCGACGTGGCTAGGATCCCGGAGCTTGTAACAGTACTGCGGTCAGCTATCCCGGCAAACTGA
- a CDS encoding glycoside hydrolase family 88/105 protein has product MKHGSKLVLPLILLAGVAFGQASPSRQMADAVIRRNPTPRWVYEEGTMLDGLTAEWKSSSDEKYFDYVKQTVDALITEDGTIKGFKSDAHSLDNLEMGRAALMLYRETKDKKYETVARFVRAQLDEQPRTPSGGFWHKAIYPNQMWLDGAFMAEPFYAMYAATFDDKAAWDDIAKQFLLMDEHLRDPKTGLMYHGWDESRKERWSDSKTGRSKEFWARAMGWYVMALVDVLEYFPKDHPKQATLVKDLNDCVVALEKVQDRKTGVWWDVLDKGSWDGNYVEASASSMFVYGMAKGARMGWVPKRYQASAVRGWAGIQREFVKTLPDGAISLTGIVAVSGLGGKPYRDGTYDYYINERTVADDLKGIGAFLMAGSEMERIR; this is encoded by the coding sequence ATGAAACACGGTTCGAAGCTCGTTTTACCGCTGATTTTGCTCGCCGGGGTGGCGTTTGGACAGGCGTCTCCTTCGCGCCAGATGGCAGATGCGGTGATCCGCCGGAACCCGACACCGCGCTGGGTCTATGAAGAGGGCACCATGCTGGACGGCCTGACGGCCGAGTGGAAGTCTAGCAGTGATGAGAAGTACTTCGATTATGTGAAGCAGACGGTGGACGCGCTGATCACCGAGGATGGAACGATTAAGGGCTTCAAGTCCGATGCGCACTCGCTGGACAACCTGGAGATGGGCCGCGCTGCCCTGATGCTCTACCGCGAGACCAAGGACAAGAAGTACGAGACGGTGGCTCGCTTCGTCCGTGCGCAACTGGATGAACAACCGAGAACGCCGAGCGGCGGTTTCTGGCACAAGGCGATTTATCCAAACCAGATGTGGCTGGACGGTGCCTTCATGGCCGAGCCCTTCTATGCCATGTATGCCGCGACCTTCGACGACAAGGCGGCGTGGGATGACATCGCCAAGCAGTTCCTGCTGATGGATGAGCATCTGCGCGATCCGAAGACAGGCTTGATGTATCACGGCTGGGATGAGAGCCGGAAGGAACGCTGGTCCGATTCGAAGACAGGCCGCTCGAAGGAGTTCTGGGCGCGCGCGATGGGCTGGTACGTCATGGCTCTTGTCGATGTCCTCGAGTACTTCCCGAAGGATCATCCGAAGCAGGCAACTCTGGTGAAGGATCTGAACGACTGCGTGGTCGCGCTGGAGAAAGTGCAGGACCGGAAGACCGGCGTCTGGTGGGATGTCCTGGACAAGGGATCGTGGGATGGAAACTATGTGGAGGCTTCCGCCTCGTCTATGTTCGTTTACGGCATGGCGAAGGGTGCACGTATGGGATGGGTGCCGAAGAGGTACCAGGCGTCCGCAGTACGTGGCTGGGCGGGTATCCAGCGAGAGTTTGTGAAGACTCTGCCGGACGGCGCCATCAGTCTGACCGGCATCGTGGCCGTTTCTGGACTGGGAGGTAAGCCGTATCGCGACGGGACGTATGACTACTACATCAATGAGAGGACAGTAGCCGACGACCTGAAGGGAATCGGCGCGTTCCTGATGGCAGGCAGCGAGATGGAGCGCATCCGGTAG
- a CDS encoding response regulator produces the protein MPRILIIDDEDDIREVASLALEATAGWEILTASNGQEGIQRAAQEKPDAILMDVMMPGMDGPTTFKAMQENPETAGIPVILLTAKVQGIDQRRFAGLGVAAVLFKPFDPMTLADQMAEALGW, from the coding sequence GTGCCACGCATCCTCATCATTGACGATGAAGACGACATCCGGGAGGTCGCCTCGCTTGCCCTCGAAGCTACCGCCGGTTGGGAGATCCTTACGGCCTCCAATGGGCAGGAAGGTATCCAGCGCGCCGCACAGGAAAAGCCCGACGCCATCCTGATGGACGTGATGATGCCCGGTATGGATGGGCCCACAACCTTCAAGGCCATGCAGGAGAATCCTGAAACAGCGGGTATTCCAGTCATTCTGCTTACCGCTAAAGTACAGGGGATCGATCAGCGCCGCTTCGCGGGCCTCGGTGTCGCCGCGGTGCTCTTCAAACCCTTCGATCCCATGACCCTCGCCGACCAGATGGCTGAGGCACTTGGCTGGTAG
- a CDS encoding nuclear transport factor 2 family protein yields the protein MKKIALFCAGLLVTSAAVAGTPEEDAVLAPVQAFFAGLSARDAAAMKAPFLPGGSMVLMRNGKPGQMTIEQFAERVSKPGTTKIEEKIHDPLIRIDNDLAVVWAPFDFYVDGKVDHCGTDLFNMVKKDGTWMIAGIADTGKKECR from the coding sequence ATGAAGAAGATTGCTTTGTTCTGTGCAGGTCTACTGGTGACTTCGGCTGCGGTGGCAGGTACGCCGGAAGAGGATGCGGTGTTGGCTCCCGTACAGGCGTTCTTCGCCGGGCTCTCGGCGCGCGACGCTGCAGCGATGAAGGCGCCGTTTCTACCCGGCGGGTCGATGGTGTTGATGCGCAACGGCAAGCCTGGCCAGATGACGATTGAACAGTTCGCCGAACGTGTGAGCAAACCGGGAACGACGAAGATCGAAGAGAAGATCCATGACCCGCTGATCCGCATCGATAACGATCTCGCGGTCGTTTGGGCTCCATTTGATTTCTATGTCGACGGGAAGGTCGATCACTGCGGCACCGACCTCTTCAATATGGTGAAGAAGGATGGCACGTGGATGATCGCCGGGATTGCGGATACCGGGAAGAAAGAGTGCAGGTGA
- a CDS encoding DUF427 domain-containing protein, with amino-acid sequence MAKAVWNGQLLAESDNFETVEGNIYFPEETVKREFLRSSSTISSCPWKGQARYYTIVVDGQENPDAAWYYPDPKPAARQVKHHIAFWRGVEVSK; translated from the coding sequence ATGGCGAAGGCAGTATGGAACGGCCAGCTTCTGGCCGAAAGTGATAATTTCGAAACGGTCGAGGGTAACATCTATTTCCCTGAAGAGACCGTCAAGCGTGAGTTTCTGCGTTCCAGCTCGACCATCTCGAGTTGCCCCTGGAAGGGGCAGGCCCGCTACTACACCATTGTGGTCGATGGTCAGGAAAACCCTGATGCCGCCTGGTACTATCCGGACCCGAAGCCCGCTGCGCGCCAGGTGAAACATCACATCGCTTTCTGGCGTGGCGTAGAAGTTTCGAAATAG
- a CDS encoding menaquinone biosynthetic enzyme MqnA/MqnD family protein, with translation MGRLRISAIGFLNPAPLLYDFEHSAKREALAERYDIHYTLPSNCAHELAEGEADLGLIPIAALATIPDLLIVPGCTIASLRRVRSIQIVSRVPLDQIRTLAADTSSRSSVAYAKVLFRHFLGTDPEFRPHAPLVDTMLEHADAALLIGDPALIASESHPVIEMHASQRLYWYDVAEEWTTRTGLPWVAAIWALSAEALAQTNAALLIDDLNASRDAGLAHIEDLVAHWKKRIAVSPQIIRTYLTENIHYVLDERCVAAMKHFFDLAAATGAIPQAPELRFVE, from the coding sequence GTGGGACGTTTACGTATTTCGGCGATCGGTTTTCTGAACCCTGCACCTCTGCTCTATGACTTTGAGCACTCTGCCAAACGCGAAGCTCTCGCGGAACGGTACGACATTCACTACACGCTGCCGTCGAACTGCGCGCATGAGCTGGCCGAGGGCGAAGCAGATCTGGGCCTGATCCCCATTGCAGCGCTTGCAACCATCCCCGATCTGCTGATCGTTCCCGGGTGCACAATCGCCTCGCTGCGCCGCGTCCGCTCCATTCAGATCGTAAGCCGCGTTCCTCTGGATCAGATCCGAACGCTCGCGGCGGACACTTCGTCACGTTCCTCCGTGGCGTATGCAAAGGTGCTCTTCCGGCATTTTCTTGGAACCGACCCGGAGTTCCGGCCGCATGCTCCTCTGGTGGACACCATGCTTGAGCATGCTGATGCTGCCCTGCTGATTGGCGACCCTGCGCTCATCGCCAGCGAATCGCATCCGGTCATCGAGATGCACGCCAGCCAGCGTCTCTACTGGTACGACGTCGCCGAAGAATGGACGACGCGCACCGGCCTGCCCTGGGTGGCCGCCATCTGGGCTCTGAGCGCGGAGGCCCTGGCGCAGACCAATGCAGCACTGCTGATCGATGACCTGAACGCTTCCCGCGACGCTGGTCTGGCGCATATCGAAGATCTCGTAGCCCATTGGAAGAAACGCATCGCCGTCTCTCCTCAGATCATCCGCACCTACCTTACCGAAAACATCCACTACGTCCTCGATGAGCGGTGTGTCGCAGCGATGAAGCACTTTTTCGACCTTGCAGCGGCGACCGGAGCCATTCCGCAGGCTCCGGAACTACGATTTGTCGAATAA
- a CDS encoding sensor histidine kinase has protein sequence MATATPEATAACTPVDQIIAALRRVEALDGLAEEDYLWLAENGTEQKLSAGQEVFQEGDPADRMTILLKGEVHVRRRERGSVAFFISRVGQLSGLLPYSRMKTYGGTGWAVGDVWGLHIYRHQFDDMLRAIPGMGQRCVSTLLNRVRDVTRMEQQSEKIAALGKLAANLSHELNNPASAAQRAASSLLGELRTYGDLKYQLGSLCLTEDQKAQYREWVTRMRTKSPTGSRPVIARDSIAISAREDDFAEWLTDHNVSEPWKYAPVLAETTLEVCDLDNLSHIGEEVLPIAIGTISSALKTERMTETVIDATVRIFDLISAIKDYSYMDQAPIQEIDLAAALDNTLAMMASRLGHVIVERDYDPMLPHVPAYGSELNQVFTALIENALDAMQDNGTLRLRTRTSGQLALVEIWDSGIGIPPEMQSRIFEPFFTTKAPGEGLGLGLDTVQRIVSKHSGHISVESRPGATCFQVRLPIEQMQAY, from the coding sequence ATGGCTACCGCTACTCCGGAAGCAACCGCCGCCTGTACCCCGGTCGACCAGATCATCGCCGCGCTTCGCCGCGTGGAGGCTCTGGACGGCCTTGCAGAAGAAGACTATCTCTGGCTCGCCGAGAACGGCACGGAACAAAAACTCTCCGCAGGTCAAGAGGTCTTTCAGGAAGGCGATCCCGCTGACCGTATGACCATCCTGCTGAAGGGTGAGGTACACGTTCGCCGTCGCGAGCGCGGATCGGTTGCGTTCTTTATCTCACGCGTAGGACAGCTTTCAGGCCTTCTTCCCTACTCCCGCATGAAGACCTACGGCGGCACCGGCTGGGCTGTCGGCGATGTCTGGGGCCTGCACATCTATCGTCACCAGTTTGACGACATGCTTCGCGCTATCCCCGGCATGGGCCAGCGCTGCGTCTCCACGCTGCTGAATCGCGTTCGCGATGTCACGCGTATGGAGCAACAATCGGAGAAGATTGCCGCGCTGGGAAAGCTTGCCGCGAATCTTTCGCATGAGCTAAATAACCCAGCTTCTGCGGCGCAGCGAGCGGCTTCGTCGCTCCTGGGAGAGTTGCGCACCTACGGCGACTTGAAATACCAGCTCGGCTCACTTTGCCTGACCGAAGATCAGAAGGCCCAGTATCGCGAGTGGGTCACGCGTATGCGGACAAAATCGCCCACGGGAAGCCGGCCGGTGATCGCTCGCGACTCCATCGCCATCTCGGCCCGCGAGGATGACTTTGCGGAGTGGCTTACGGATCACAACGTCAGTGAACCGTGGAAGTACGCCCCCGTCCTGGCGGAGACGACACTCGAAGTCTGCGACTTGGACAATCTGTCGCATATTGGCGAAGAGGTGCTGCCTATCGCTATCGGCACCATCAGCTCCGCTCTCAAGACGGAGCGCATGACTGAGACTGTTATCGACGCGACAGTTCGGATCTTCGACCTGATCTCGGCCATCAAGGATTACTCCTATATGGACCAGGCGCCGATCCAGGAGATCGACCTGGCAGCTGCGCTGGACAACACTCTGGCCATGATGGCATCGCGGCTGGGCCATGTGATTGTGGAACGGGATTACGACCCGATGCTGCCCCACGTGCCCGCCTACGGCAGCGAGTTGAATCAGGTCTTTACCGCACTGATCGAAAACGCTCTGGACGCCATGCAGGACAATGGCACGCTGCGGCTGCGCACCCGCACCTCCGGCCAGCTTGCCCTGGTCGAGATCTGGGACTCCGGCATCGGCATCCCGCCTGAGATGCAGTCGCGAATCTTTGAGCCGTTCTTCACCACCAAGGCTCCGGGAGAGGGACTGGGATTGGGACTGGACACCGTGCAGCGAATCGTCTCCAAGCACTCCGGGCACATTTCGGTGGAATCGCGGCCAGGGGCAACCTGCTTCCAGGTTCGTCTTCCGATCGAACAAATGCAGGCATACTAA